TGATTTGTTAAAGGCAAAATAAACCTAGTATTCAGTTTTCAATTCTCCTCTTCAGAAttatattgctacatgtattttcttattttaaaaatttgtttcgTTAGGTATTGGTGTTGATAGATATAGTCCCCGACCAGAGCATGTTGGATGAGGGCGTGGCCAGAGAAGTCATCAACAGAGTCCAGAAACTACGACAAAAGGTACCCTACAGAATATGTCTCTTTTGTCTTCCATGGacattcaaaaaattattccaattttttgatgtttttttactaggattgaaaacttttaaaaaaaaaattgaaaaatttaaatctttttgagaaaaaatcatgaaagcagccatttgttgatattttttcctgaaactatAGAATTTATCATAGAAAATTGATAAAGAATGATTGAGTGCATTgaaatgatattattttattagaACACCTGGAGTCATATATGTTTGTTTCTCATGATCAAGACTATCTTGAAGTGCTCTTTTTTCTGAATTTACAAACACATACATAGTAAAAATGGCACTAGCTTagcactttcagtactttcaaagctttcagtactttgattttctttaactAGGGAGGACTAGTGCCATCAGACAAGATCACCGTGTATTACAAAGCCTCTGAGAATCTGGATAAAATCATCAAAGAATTCAGCGACTACATCGGTAATGCCATCAAACAACCACTCGTTCCATTCCCTGTCCCTGCATCAGAGACGGTCTACATCCAGGAGAGTATGGACGTGAGTATTAATGGCCACCAGTATGTTAGATTTTTTGTTCAATTCCACAGCACTCCTATTTGATTTTTTGTCAAGAGAGAAGTATATGTTTCATGGATATTTTTTTGCTTACTTCTTAAACTACATAAGAGAGACATAGGTGTAATcatacaaaaaaattgttttgggtAGTTGACTTAAATATGACATCAGCCCAATGATATGGATACCACATTTCACATCTTGATACTATTGACAGGTGAAGAAAGATAAGCTGGAGATGGCTATTGTGAAACAGGGTGGGGAGTCAAGTGGTGCCAGCACCACCGTCAGCTTCCTGCCTCCCGCCCCAGCAAAGGCGGCCCCCTATTGCAAGTTTGTGAATGTGGTCCTGGTGGGAATGCCTTCACAGGAAGGAGTGGAGGGAAATCAGGCGACGGTTCTCCTGGAGAATCCCTCAGGGAACGGGGTCAAGGACATCCAGACACTGACTGACCAGGTGGGAATTTCTCATCATGTCCTGTTGTTTTAATAGAGTTGTCAAATTTATGAAAGCTATGCTTGGACCTTAGTTGGTGAACTTATACATATGCATAAATATGTATATTCAAAAGCTGAACATGCATGCATTTTTACTGTACATCTgtgaaaaattcataaattatttattaccgGTATTTGTTAAAAGGGCATGGGTTTGATTTAAACTGAAGATTTTATTAACTTTTGAATCCATGGGTATTTATaatttcatgtaaacaaggtggatgatatttttttaaaatccaagcTAATTAGAACAGCTTGTTTCTggtgtttgtttactttttacctcatatcagtttttaaaagaaatatgggAGAAAGTTATCTGAGGATTTGAACATTTTACATTGATATCTAATTTCAGAAtataccaatacatgtattactgggGTATATAGTAACAGAAGAATATAGATAGTAAAATGAGTTTAATGATAATCTAAAATAATCTTTTAGTCTCATAAGTTAATGTAGGTCCAGTGTTGTCCAATTGAGAATATTAATGCTATatgaaaaaggggaataactcttttgaagtttacaaatttaaaaggaatttgatattttcttttgacATCTAACAATAGAAATCAACTTAAGATAAAATCCCTGCTTtctcaatatatattttgaatgatttataataattttggGCCCAAAAAAAGGAATAATTTCATTATGCCTATATAAATTCATCTTCTAATCATTTTTAGATCAAATCTGTTTTTGGAGTACGAGGAAGAAGGGTGGTAGTGTATACCGATGCTGGACTGAAAAACGAGCTTCCATCCACCACCAAACCAGACACACTGTTGGGTCAGACTTTGTATGTGGGGCCCATGGTGGGGACACAGGGAGTCCAGTACACAGCAGTGGCGACACCTGTCTGTCATTTTGTGAATGTGGAGAATTCAAAAGGAGGCAGTAAAAAGGGGACACTACTGTTAGAAAATCCCCGAGGAAACACCTTGAATGTGGAACAGCTACTTGCACAGGTATTGGTTATGATatctaatattttcaaaataatttactcTTTAATGGTTAAcaccaataaaaatatgaacaatttgtatttttttaaagtttcaaaattaataaactaattgattttgtactaaagttttatatcaaattcctcttacatgtacatttttctaatgaaatgggTTGTATATTTGCTTTCTGAGTGTCTTAAGGACGGTAATGGACTGTAATCTTGTTACAGGTATCAGCAGTGTATAATTTAAATGGAAAGAATGTCACATTAAGTCGCACAAAGGACAAGGCAGGGGTAGTAACTCCAGACAGTGTTAAGAACCTCCTAGATTTACATGGCTCAACACTACAGCTTCTGGTGCAATAACAGCAGGACGGCTAGGGATTTCACAGACATTTAAAATCACAAACCATGCAGTGctatttatataaacattaaCATTAATTCTGGAAGTGTAACATCCTGATATTCTATTCTGATTTTCAGTGTCTTGTCACTGTGTGATTAATAAAGAGTGGAATATATAAAGTCAGGTTTATATTCCTTGTGTAATAGATACCTTTGCTATATAGAAAtaacaatatcattaaaaaaaacctacatttgttataaataaataaatgcctttttgatttttacaacCCCTGATTCTAGTTTTTAATGATTTAGTTAAGTTGTATTTGAAGGcttttgaataaaattcaattaaaaagaaaatattttatccTTAACCTGAATGCATCCCATTTCTGAAAGCAGTGTAgcaatgcactttgaaaaaaatatatacaatctttgaaaaaaaaatatgctttttaatatttttgtgtgaaaaataAGTCATACAGACCACACAATTGGTTTAATTGGTAGAGCAACAATATTACTTAATAgatttgttactgactgtttaaagaaatttgtggggtcggtaaagtccatagaaggcgaggcggagccgagccttctatggactttaccgaccccacaaatttctttaaacagtcagtaacaaacctaataagtgttttgttttgtcgaggacctaaagtttgatatgtaaacaaacgtttgtgttgaaaatcagttcaaataacgtcacgtccgccatgttgcgctataaattttgacgcttgccttttaaagaaatttgtaaggcagccacgtgacgcgtttcatccaatgacgtcgcgacattctagtccgaggcaaaacaaaaggAAATGTAAGGCATGACtgttataattatttgaaaaaaaaaattaaaagactaGATTTcgaattttttacatgaaatttttacaaaacaaaaaacaagtaatgatatatttgacaataaaataagCATTTGTTCAGTTTCCATAGTGACTATGAATTATGAcaacacaaaataaaatcaatgaaaatgaaaactatGGTTTATGTACATATAGTTTAAGTTTTGTTATGCTAACCCTATCCACCCAGGGTAAATAAAGTCACCAATGTCTCCACCTCTAAAGGTGGTAGAAAATGACGACCCAGGTGTGTAGAGATGTTTATAGTATACAACAGTACCACGTGACATCCATCCCGCCCACCATCCGAACGTCCCTGACGACATGATCACGTGATGACATAACGATAGTATCGCCATGTCTATGAATGGAAGATTGTTCTccaagaaataaatattctctTCCTTCCCAAGTTTTCCGCGTAACCAGTTGATATCATTCGAAGCAGCAATAAAGAAAACACGTTGGTTTGGGAACTTATTCCTGAAATATGCCATAGCATTCAAATAATAGGTCTCATTTGGCGTGACGTAACCGAATTCTTTGGCAGCTTTCCATAAATAATCACCACGTCTTGAATGTAAACCGACGACTACGTCATCCGAGGAATCTGCATATCCCATTTCAgagagtacatgtaataatttatcACTTGCTTCTTCCCGAATTTCTGCATTGAACGTAAACATTTCCCTTATTTCTTCTTCATATTTTGTCCAATATTTCCAAGACTGGAAATACCCATGGAAATACACTTCCTTTTTTTCGGTTAAATTCGTGAATTTGTCGTCATATGAGCACGACCATCTCTCGATTTCCCGCTCTTTAATCTTGTCACAATCTTGTCGTCTGCTGTTTTGTTCCTGAGATTCGTACTCCGGTAAATAGAAATATCTACTCAGTTCAAAATTCTCCGGAAGAATAGGATACAAATTCTTAGATTTTGATATGATGTGGAGAAATGCGTATTTAAACATGAGATTCCCAAGTCTGCCATTGAAAACCATACAAGCAACGGGCTTAGTTTCCGGAGTTGTCAACTGTGGAGAAAAATCTTTGTATTTCTTTTGTCCATTTATGGAATGTACAGATGTAGGGTGTAATATCTCTAGAAACACCGAGTTTGAATTATTCCTGTTTTGATATTGTAAGATAGAAATGCGCTGCATTAAAAAACATGCTGTCATGAAAAGAAGCAACAATgcccctgaaaaaaaaaaaaacccaaatataaacattgttacatgtatgttgtgtaGACTGAATAAGCaatcataaaaaatcatattgtctGGAAAGAAGCAGGCTAAATTTATACCTCTAAGCATGCGAGAAAATATGACACGAAATCATGTATGCGTACagtaacaaaattaatatatatagtgcataggcgtcggaacccccactttttttttttttttttgcaaagttagacctaaccattaggcacatagcatcatagagggttcagctcccactttttcttgcagcaaagataattgttcctaaatttaccttgaaaagatttgaattattgagaagttggagtcataggcatactagccccccccctccccccacggataaggtttgtttttttttttggtaggtaagaattttttttggaaagtatatgtatcccccccccccccccccccccaattggtGCAAGGGGCGGGATGCAAATTGaagttttcatatattttgtattacaAATGCCATATACTTATGGTAACATCACGATATAATAAGCAATTACCGATAAATGCGTAAccaaataaaaagtttttgatGCAATCTTAAAGGGTTTTGAAATACATGTCTTGGGTAAAAGTTCAGACTGCCAAGATCGAAACGGGTGAAAACAATTAAAGGTTATTGCTTACAttgtcaattattttaaaaaaaaaccccagttataatttaaatattaaatggatATGGAAATAGTTTTCGTAATGAACACAGCTAGCTACACATATCCATGCATATTAACTCTTAATTGGTCATAATGTGTATccggtatatatatacatatgtacgtTCATTTGTACATTAATCCAATTCCACTGATCCCATTACACCTGTACTTGAAGACTGAAGAGATAAACCACAAAATTCTTAAACTGtttgaagtaaatttttaaactaTAATGAACGAAATGGATGAATtctttaataaatgtatttaatgtgTTTAAAAGCGGAAGAATTATCAATGGTGGTGACAAAATCAACTCCACTAAGAAATAGCTTTAAACATGGCCTATTGTACATCCTTGGTCAAGTTCTGTATCCGGTATGGTTGAGTGTACACAATCAAGATCACTGACCCCATTGCACAagttgtatatatacatgtatactgataCATGGAAACCAGAAAGGATGTCGGTTGTATATATACTTTAAGTCAAGGTTTTATCAAAAAGAAAGTAGAAAAAAACTTACCTAGTTTGGACTTAGTAAATTTGATCATTACTTCACCCTTTTGCGGTGATTTAAGAGACTATTTCTGTGTTTTATTGACTTTGATTTATCTTTATATGAAGCTGATAACATTGTAGATAGGGGTGTTTGGGGGATGATAATAAATCATGGGGTGCAATCGATTGTTTATAATGGTAGAGTGATTAGTAAATTGTCTTGTGATCTGACTGAGGTTTAtctctctcagagagagagagagagagagagagagagagagagagagatagagatttTTTCGATCTTATTATGACTGATAAACAATCAGGCATattaagaaaaagatatttCTGTTTACAAATAGCTATTTTGCGTATAAGTTTAAAACAAGTATTCTACTTCGAGGATACTGATTTGAACAAAAGCAATATATGACAttcaatttgtaaataaaactgAAGTCAAACgttacaattttaattaaaaaaatgtcccCATTGCTTCAACCTGTAGCTTTGcattgaaattaaaatctaacattattactttattttggttattcTCTGTTCAAAAAAGGTATAATCGTAAATTATGATTAACACGATATTAGATGTTTAacataatttcaatttaaagttaCTATAAGatatgaatatttcaaactCTTTGGTAACTTTCATATAAATACATTtgatagaccaatccacactttacaaaagttatgtccctttgCTTTTGTGAAAAACTCATATGTTTCTCACAGaagcctttgtagtttagaggtTTGTAACTTGGTCATTTGACAATAAAATTCCGTTTCCGTTATGTATTTTGATTGCTTCAGGATGGGGCAACTTACACATTAAAGGAATAAATTCAATTCAAAGTGATTTTATCACAGGACGCCCAGATATTTGGTAGCATAAAGAAGGAAAAAggtttttcccttttgacctttgggttgaccccgcaaagggaaacaacttttgcaaagcgTGGATTGGACTATTTAAGAGACAACAATAATGCTTCAGTGAtcttattcaatttattttcaaaaggtgAATAAATAAATCGTAAAATCATCAAAATGCGTCAGacaaaagttttacttttatttattgcaataattATGTCAAAAATAGTAAGTTTTtctcagaaatgaaaaattttgactttaaatttcatattttttaaagattaatttatctaaataatacttttgaaaaaattcttaattaatttacttttaCTAGTTATATCTTCATTGtatctatttaatttttcagaaaaaaatctaaagcaaatatgtttgcttgattgtttgttttgttttcttttttgactattgaatttttttgtaattgaatTCTTACGAATTATGCTAATAGTAAGAGACTTTATGGTTGAAACATTTCAGATTTCTAACACCTACAAAACGATATATCTATTGAgattaatattaaaagttttaaagatttaacttaaaaatttaATCTCAATTTGATATatccatatatacatgtacttcaattATTAGCTTTTCTTTTTTACTCTAAGAGATGGCCATGACCGCCGAGACTTTAACCggttgaagttttttttttaaatcaaaaatttaattttaaatctatttatttcaattaaggaggctggatagtcaacaaattaaccatcgaATCTACATTGAATTTTAAGATATGCTTTGTTTCGCTATATACTGTtatctaataaagaaaaaaatccatacattttactttttgatttttggtatatatttttttacactaCTTAGAACTGTCCTTCTAAAGTAGATCGATACAGGCTAAAAAATGTAATGATTATCGAACCCTCTTTATATTATTTAGTCTTCAAATCAAAACAAGATTTCTAAGTGTTAGCCTTTCAGCATGAAGCTCTGATGAATTAAGGCGgctcaatgaaaaaaaaatgattacagAGAAAACCAGAATTGCGCtataattttagatttaaaaaaaatttgtcatcaattattttttttagaaaggaaaacataaatattatagatttaaacttggacatatttttctaaaacctTTTAAACAAAGCTCTTAATATTCTAAAGGAGCTTAATGAATGAAGTATATAAATGGCGGCTAATGGCCACGGCTAATGGCCACGGCCGTCCAGCTGTCATAAACTCGGGTTCAGCCGGACGACAGTGAAATAAGGATGCAGGATTTTGTAGTTACATTACTGCCTTTATACATCCAACTTAAACAGGACATGTTGTTCACACATCAAACCAAACACAAGCAGCAAAGTCCTGCATCCGGTTAGGCATGCGCAGTGAAGATTTGTAGTTACACTGCTGGCTAACATTCAAAATTGAACAGGACATGCTGTTCACAGATCAAACCAAATACAAGCATCAATGTCCGCCATCCGGTTAGGAATGGACAGTACACATCCACTGTTCATCGGATCGGTTCTTGGAGGTGGCAGGCGGTTGTGTTGGTATCGTGATCGGCAAATATGGGGAAGGATTTCAACGAGTTTAAGGATGAATTTAAATTGGATAAgttgaaaattaataatgtagAGCCAAGAACCTTCGTTCTTGGAAAAGTAAGTGCTACATATagttagatttttaaagaatgtcaATTAACAATAAATTTCATGTAACTAATCGAAAAAACTATTTATTTGGATAATACATAGtcgtattgaaaaaaaaaagttttcaaaagtgGTCTGTTAAAACGAGatattattacaaaattattaCAATCTCAAGTAAAAGGTGTCTCTTCACTTCTTTGAAAACGTCACATATGATCGATTTTGTGCATTAAAAGAATTAAAGCTCTAAATAATGGAATTTATGCCCTAATCAATTGGATTATTGTtcagattattttttaattttttttttagaattgttgTTAAAGCAAACCAGTTGCATTGAAATTTCATATACAGCAAAAGAATATTAATTCAGAACAAACAGATTTTTATCTTGTGATAACACCATTTcaatatttaagatttaaatagcaaatttatcattttaaaacatatcgACAAATTTGAAAGTCATTAAATTAGaaaccaattaaaaattttgttgcgagaataaattaaataaacattacACGCGTAGTTGAAACTTTTCAACCGTAAcccaaacatattttttaccaTGAAACACACTATCGAAATAATAACATAACCGAAAAACACCGATTATAATCGACAAACACATAACTCTTAACATTACCGACAAACACATAGTGTAACCGGCAAACTTATAATATAACAGACAAACGCATATGATATAACCGACAAACAATTAATATAACCGACAAACACAGAGTATAACCGATAgaaaaacgttaaatataatcGACAAACACATAATAGAACCGAAAACTGCTTAATATTAACGACGCACACAGAATACCGGTATAACCacgaaaattatataatatacagaATATAACAACGAAAATTACATATTATAATCGACAAACACAGAGTTTAACCGAAAAACATCGAAAT
This genomic window from Crassostrea angulata isolate pt1a10 chromosome 8, ASM2561291v2, whole genome shotgun sequence contains:
- the LOC128158691 gene encoding galactoside alpha-(1,2)-fucosyltransferase 1-like, which gives rise to MIKFTKSKLGALLLLFMTACFLMQRISILQYQNRNNSNSVFLEILHPTSVHSINGQKKYKDFSPQLTTPETKPVACMVFNGRLGNLMFKYAFLHIISKSKNLYPILPENFELSRYFYLPEYESQEQNSRRQDCDKIKEREIERWSCSYDDKFTNLTEKKEVYFHGYFQSWKYWTKYEEEIREMFTFNAEIREEASDKLLHVLSEMGYADSSDDVVVGLHSRRGDYLWKAAKEFGYVTPNETYYLNAMAYFRNKFPNQRVFFIAASNDINWLRGKLGKEENIYFLENNLPFIDMAILSLCHHVIMSSGTFGWWAGWMSRGTVVYYKHLYTPGSSFSTTFRGGDIGDFIYPGWIGLA